Proteins from a genomic interval of Quercus robur chromosome 9, dhQueRobu3.1, whole genome shotgun sequence:
- the LOC126700121 gene encoding TMV resistance protein N-like translates to MALLSSASSSSSSKRWKYDVFLSFRGEDTRKKFTDHLYAGLKQKGIFTFRDDEKLKQGTSIASELLKAIEESRFAIVILSRDYASSKWCLIELTKIVECMEKTGLVVLPVFHYVDPSDVRNHRGTFGEAFAKHEENFKDNIENVQTWKAALTKVANLAGWDLKDKYEFL, encoded by the coding sequence ATGGCTCTTCTTTCATCTgcatcttcctcttcttcttccaagAGATGGAAATACGATGTATTTCTCAGTTTCAGAGGCGAAGACACTCGCAAAAAATTTACAGACCATCTATATGCTGGTTTGAAACAAAAAGGCATATTCACTTTTAGGGATGATGAAAAACTCAAGCAGGGAACATCTATTGCCTCGGAGCTCTTGAAAGCAATAGAAGAATCGAGATTTGCTATCGTTATTCTATCAAGAGACTACGCTTCTTCAAAGTGGTGCTTGATTGAACTAACAAAGATCGTTGAATGCATGGAAAAGACAGGATTGGTAGTTCTACCTGTTTTTCATTATGTAGATCCTAGTGATGTGCGAAATCATAGGGGGACTTTTGGAGAAGCCTTTGCCAAACATGAAGAGAATTTCAAGGATAACATAGAAAATGTACAAACATGGAAGGCTGCTCTGACTAAAGTTGCTAATCTTGCTGGATGGGATTTAAAGGATAAATATGAATTTCTTTAG